In a single window of the Lodderomyces elongisporus chromosome 4, complete sequence genome:
- the LSK1 gene encoding serine/threonine protein kinase, CMGC, CDC2/CDK sub, whose amino-acid sequence MSDRSRPKGPKSSSTSSRDFQANHSSSSSSSSSSYVPTKSDSYNRDHERSSYVPSKSRGQPSRDEYRKEPSRGSSRGSNRELNRGTSRPPPSGPASRPPPSGPRRQQLHQNFPTSPPPPPPPSSSSSRQQQQQQQQQQHSQPSRGPPPHQQDRDDSMNSQSRNSSHSKSNNSQTSSYSSGSKRPLPSGPSSASNSHKRRNINEPNRPRKSPQGPKSMTSKDKDGDREGRERERDGDRGKRRGGGGGGGGGPRGKGAGSGIRVGAAGTTAERRGRRSKESRVGRRVLESGPAVGPGYRDNKKYISVPKGPRHGDHTDQHSSFVQSPSISRTTSAPIATRLSVNQIYCIKAIKKGLPPYERVQQVGEGTYGKVYKAKNSTTGEYVALKRLRLEQEREGFPITAIREIKLLQSFEHRNIVGLLEMMVDHNQIYMIFDYLDHDLTGLLTHPDLNLEEGYRKFLFKQLMEGLDYLHKMRIIHRDIKGSNILLDSEGNLKIADFGLARTMKILAEGEKADFTNRVITIWYRPPELLLGATDYGREVDIWGVGCLLVELYSKMAVFRGMDEISQLAKIYNIMGTPTYEQWPQVDQLPWFEMLKPKINVAPKFQQKYAEIMTHDAFFLAEKLLSLNPKSRPTAEEALQDAYFIKDPQPEPLTFLKELKGEWHEFETKKRRREERKRIKDEEDAELAASKKRLNNGGDEKSKDRGGEVARGGGGEGLVGVVRAGEEGAEVEHSNAGNGLSLGANLSEKTSPDMSSTGVYSSKI is encoded by the coding sequence ATGTCAGATAGATCGAGACCAAAAGGGCCTAAGCTGTCCTCTACTTCATCGCGAGATTTCCAAGCGAATCactcgtcatcatcatcatcatcatcatcctcttATGTTCCCACAAAGCTGGACTCTTATAACAGAGACCATGAAAGATCTAGTTATGTACCGTCAAAATCACGAGGGCAACCATCAAGAGACGAATACAGAAAGGAACCAAGTAGAGGGTCAAGTAGAGGGTCAAATAGAGAATTAAATAGAGGCACGAGCAGACCACCACCCCTGGGTCCAGCATCTagaccaccaccatcaggGCCACGGAGGCAACAATTGCACCAGAATTTTCCGACTTCACCACCGCCACcgccaccaccatcatcgtcatcgtcacgtcaacaacaacagcaacaacaacaacaacaacactcTCAGCCATCAAGAGGTCCACCACCGCACCAACAAGACCGTGATGATTCTATGAATTCACAGTCACGTAACTCATCGCATAGtaaaagcaacaacagtcAAACATCTAGCTACAGCTCTGGTTCCAAACGTCCTTTACCATCGGGACCATCAAGTGCATCTAATTCCCATAAGAGACGAAACATAAATGAACCAAATCGTCCTCGTAAATCACCACAAGGGCCTAAATCCATGACATCCAAAGACAAGGATGGAGATAGAGAggggagagaaagagaaagggaCGGAGacagaggaaaaagaagaggtggtggtggtggtggtggtggtgggcCACGAGGCAAAGGAGCTGGCCTGGGAATAAGAGTGGGAGCAGCAGGAACAACGGCGGAGCGTCGAGGACGAAGAAGTAAAGAAAGCCGTGTTGGACGACGTGTACTTGAATCCGGTCCAGCAGTTGGACCAGGTTATAGAGATaataaaaagtatataTCTGTACCTAAAGGACCTAGACATGGAGATCATACAGACCAACATAGTTCGTTTGTTCAGTCGCCATCTATCTCCCGTACTACTTCCGCGCCAATTGCAACACGACTCTCTGTCAACCAAATTTATTGCATCAAGGCGATAAAGAAGGGATTACCACCATACGAGAGAGTCCAGCAAGTGGGAGAAGGTACGTATGGGAAAGTATACAAGGCCAAAAATTCAACAACTGGAGAGTATGTTGCATTAAAGAGATTGAGGTTAGAGCAGGAGCGAGAAGGGTTTCCCATTACAGCAATTAGAGAAATAAAGCTTTTGCAAAGTTTTGAGCATCGGAATATTGTTGGTTTATTAGAGATGATGGTTGATCATAATCAGATTTATATGATTTTTGATTACTTGGATCATGATCTAACTGGATTATTGACCCACCCagatttgaatttggagGAGGGCTACCgcaaatttttatttaagcAGTTGATGGAGGGTTTGGACTATTTACATAAAATGAGAATTATTCATCGAGATATCAAAGGTTCGAATATTTTGCTTGACTCTGAAGGCAACTTGAAAATAGCTGATTTTGGCCTAGCACGTACAATGAAAATATTGGCTGAGGGAGAAAAGGCTGACTTTACCAATAGGGTGATTACAATATGGTATCGCCCACCAGAGTTACTTTTGGGTGCCACTGATTATGGACGCGAAGTGGATATCTGGGGTGTCGGATGTTTACTTGTTGAGCTTTATTCAAAGATGGCGGTGTTTAGAGGTATGGATGAAATCAGCCAGCTTGCCAAAATTTATAATATCATGGGCACACCAACTTATGAGCAATGGCCTCAAGTAGATCAACTACCATGGTTTGAAATGCTTAAGCCAAAGATTAATGTTGCCCCcaaatttcaacaaaagtATGCTGAGATAATGACGCATGACgccttttttcttgctgAAAAGTTGCTTAGCCTAAACCCAAAAAGCAGACCTACTGCAGAAGAGGCTTTACAAGATGCATATTTCATAAAGGATCCACAACCAGAGCCGTTGACGTTTTTGAAAGAGCTCAAGGGAGAATGGCATGAATTTGAGactaaaaagagaagaagagaggAAAGGAAGAGGATAAAGGACGAGGAGGATGCCGAGTTGGCTGCCAGTaagaaaagattgaa
- the GFA1 gene encoding glutamine--fructose-6-phosphate transaminase (isomerizing) (BUSCO:EOG09260SRF; MEROPS:MER0012158) encodes MCGIFGYINFLVDKSRGEIIDNLIEGLQRLEYRGYDSAGLAVDGHLVRDGDEEYMNSIIVKTPGKVKVLKQKIIDDKIDRSAVFDNHVGIAHTRWATHGQPKVENCHPHRSDASRAEFIVVHNGIITNYAALRKYLLSKGHQFESETDTECIAKLFKHFYDLNLKAGVSPDFNELTKQVLHELEGSYGLLVKSYHFPGEVCGTRKGSPLLVGVKTEKKLKVDFVDVEFESNAAAAAQQQQQQQHQQQQQQQQQQQSNGGNLSLSNGAGAAGASGVPDLGFIPVVPGDLRTSQSRAFLSEDDLPMPVEFFLSSDPASVVQHTKKVLFLEDDDIAHIYDGELHIHRASTKSAGESTVRPIQTLEMELNEIMKGPYKHFMQKEIFEQPDSTFNTMRGRIDFENHTVTLGGLKAFLPTIRRCRRIIMIACGTSYHSCLATRSIFEELTEIPVSVELASDFLDRKSPVFRDDTCVFVSQSGETADSILALQYCLERGALTVGIVNSVGSSMSRQTHCGVHINAGPEIGVASTKAYTSQYIALVMVALSLSNDSISKAKRHEEIIEGLQKIPEQIKQVLNLESKIKQLCNDNLNDQKSLLLLGRGYQFATALEGALKIKEISYMHSEGVLAGELKHGVLALVDDKLPIIAFATRDSLFPKTMSAIEQVTARDGRPIVICNEGDAIVSNDKVHTTLEVPQTVDCLQGLLNVIPVQLISYWLAVNRGIDVDFPRNLAKSVTVE; translated from the exons ATGTG TGGTATTTTTGGATACATAAACTTTTTGGTGGACAAATCAAGAGGCGAAATCATCGATAACCTTATCGAAGGTTTGCAACGATTGGAGTACAGGGGGTACGATTCAGCAGGTTTGGCTGTTGATGGTCACCTTGTTAGAGATGGCGACGAGGAATACATGAACAGCATTATCGTCAAAACCCCAGGTAAGGTTAAggttttgaaacaaaaaatcaTTGACGACAAAATTGACAGATCGGCTGTATTTGACAATCACGTGGGTATTGCCCACACTAGATGGGCTACTCACGGTCAACCTAAAGTCGAAAACTGTCACCCACACAGATCTGATGCCTCAAGAGCTGAATTCATCGTTGTCCATAACGGTATCATCACAAATTATGCCGCATTGAGAAAATATCTCTTGTCTAAAGGTCACCAGTTTGAAAGTGAAACCGATACTGAATGTATCGCTAAATTGTTTAAACACTTTTACGACTTGAACTTGAAAGCGGGAGTCTCTCCAGACTTTAATGAATTGACAAAACAAGTTTTGCACGAATTGGAAGGCTCATATGGTTTATTGGTAAAATCATACCACTTTCCAGGTGAAGTGTGTGGTACCAGAAAAGGTTCACCATTATTGGTTGGTGTCAAAACTGAAAAGAAGTTGAAAGTTGACTTTGTCGATGTTGAGTTTGAATCCaatgcagcagcagcagcccaacaacaacagcagcaacagcaccaacaacaacaacaacaacaacagcagcaacaatcAAATGGCGGCAACCTTTCATTATCCAATGGTGCAGGCGCTGCTGGTGCTAGTGGCGTCCCAGACTTGGGTTTCATCCCAGTTGTTCCTGGTGATTTGAGAACATCACAATCAAGAGCATTCCTTTCCGAGGATGATTTGCCAATGCCAGTTGAATTCTTTTTGAGTTCTGACCCAGCCTCCGTTGTCCAACATACCAAGAAAGTTTTGTTCTTGGAAGACGACGACATTGCACACATTTACGATGGTGAGCTTCACATTCACAGAGCTTCAACCAAGAGTGCAGGTGAATCTACAGTTAGGCCAATCCAAACTTTGGAGATGGAATTGAATGAGATTATGAAAGGTCCATACAAGCATTTCATGCAAAAGGAAATTTTTGAACAACCAGACTCCACTTTTAATACCATGAGAGGAagaattgattttgaaaaccaCACTGTGACATTGGGTGGCTTGAAAGCATTTTTACCAACTATTAGGAGGTGTAGAAGAATCATTATGATTGCTTGTGGTACATCGTACCATTCATGTTTGGCTACCAGATCCAtttttgaagaattgaCCGAGATCCCAGTAAGTGTTGAGTTGGCAAGTGACTTTTTGGACAGAAAATCTCCAGTTTTTAGAGACGATACCTGTGTGTTTGTCTCTCAATCTGGTGAGACCGCCGACTCGATACTCGCGTTGCAATACTGTTTGGAAAGAGGCGCGTTAACCGTGGGTATTGTTAACTCCGTTGGCTCGTCCATGTCTAGACAAACACATTGTGGTGTTCACATCAATGCTGGTCCAGAAATTGGTGTTGCCTCTACTAAAGCCTACACTTCGCAGTACATTGCGCTTGTCATGGTTGCTCTTTCGCTTTCCAATGACTCCATCtccaaagcaaaaagacaCGAAGAAATTATTGAGGGATTGCAAAAGATTCCTGAACAAATCAAGCAAGTGCTCAACTTGGaatcaaaaattaaacagtTGTGTAACGATAACCTCAATGACCAGAAATCGTTGCTCTTACTAGGAAGAGGGTACCAGTTTGCCACTGCTTTGGAAGGTGCATTGAAAATTAAGGAAATCTCGTACATGCACTCTGAAGGTGTGCTTGCTGGTGAGTTGAAGCACGGTGTATTGGCCTTGGTTGATGATAAATTACCAATCATTGCATTTGCAACAAGGGACTCATTGTTCCCCAAGACAATGTCTGCTATTGAGCAAGTTACTGCTAGAGATGGTAGACCTATAGTCATTTGTAATGAAGGTGATGCCATCGTTTCAAACGATAAAGTTCATACCACATTGGAAGTTCCACAAACCGTGGATTGCTTGCAAGGATTATTGAATGTGATTCCTGTACAATTAATCAGTTATTGGTTGGCTGTGAATAGAggtattgatgttgatttCCCACGTAATTTGGCCAAATCGGTCACGGTTGAGTAG